The following coding sequences are from one Microbacterium sp. SORGH_AS_0969 window:
- a CDS encoding YhgE/Pip domain-containing protein: MKIPQMITAELRRLTSTRMSVIALIALLCVPILYGGLYLWANQDPYGNLSSVPVALVVDDQGAQVNGQQRNLGDEAAEQLLDSDTFEWHRVSSDAADAGLSAGDFDFIVTLPADFTEAVASLSSDSPRQADIELRTNDANNYLASTIGTQAVARIQASVAKKVVDEAGLSLLDALHTIRVSLVDATNGATQLVDGLGTAKNGSSQLASGSATLADGSAQLADGTAQLSSGANQLRDGSAQLRDGSARVADGAQQVAGGVDRIDSAAREVGSIAQDAAARLPEARADIVSALEAAHVSPERQAEILARLDTVGDRLTAANEKVQSTVGQINQLDDGARQVADGSASVASGADTLANGASTLADGAATAASGAAQVRDGSAQLRDGASQLDSGIGQLQTGATQLRDGLASGVQQIPDSDDATRKAQAAAISDPVAVGTSAVTKAQNYGAGLAPFFAALAGWIGIYALFLIVKPVSKRAITALRSPVRVTLAGWLTPAGLGALQMVGLFTVLAIALQFSFANPWAALGILLFASATYAAIVLALNVWLGSVGQFLGLVLMVLQLVTAGGTFPWQTLPAPLAALHHVLPMGYVVDAMRQVMYGGDVSRVGPDLLVLGAWMLGGVALAALGVTRMTHHRTLRDLQPSLIG, encoded by the coding sequence ATGAAGATCCCGCAGATGATCACCGCCGAGCTGCGTCGCCTCACTTCGACGCGCATGTCGGTGATCGCGCTCATCGCCCTGCTGTGCGTCCCCATCCTCTACGGCGGGCTGTACCTCTGGGCGAACCAGGACCCGTACGGCAACCTCTCGAGCGTCCCCGTCGCCCTCGTCGTCGACGATCAGGGCGCCCAGGTCAACGGCCAGCAGCGCAATCTCGGCGACGAAGCAGCCGAGCAGCTTCTCGACAGCGACACCTTCGAGTGGCATCGGGTGTCCTCCGACGCGGCCGACGCCGGCCTCTCGGCGGGCGACTTCGACTTCATCGTGACGCTCCCGGCGGACTTCACCGAGGCGGTGGCATCCCTCTCGAGCGATTCTCCGCGTCAGGCCGATATCGAGCTGCGTACGAACGACGCGAACAACTACCTCGCATCCACGATCGGTACGCAGGCCGTGGCGCGCATCCAGGCGTCGGTGGCGAAGAAGGTCGTCGACGAGGCGGGGCTGTCGCTTCTCGACGCCCTGCACACGATCCGGGTCAGCCTGGTGGATGCCACGAACGGGGCGACGCAGCTCGTCGACGGTCTCGGCACCGCGAAGAACGGGTCGTCCCAGCTCGCGAGCGGTTCGGCGACCCTCGCCGACGGCTCGGCGCAGCTGGCGGACGGTACGGCGCAGCTGTCGAGCGGCGCGAATCAGCTGCGCGACGGCAGCGCCCAGCTGCGCGACGGCTCCGCCCGCGTGGCCGACGGCGCCCAGCAGGTCGCCGGCGGAGTGGACCGTATCGACTCCGCGGCCCGGGAGGTCGGGTCGATCGCCCAGGATGCGGCAGCGCGCCTGCCCGAGGCCCGCGCCGACATCGTCTCGGCTCTCGAGGCTGCACATGTGAGTCCGGAGCGTCAAGCCGAGATCCTCGCGCGCCTCGACACCGTCGGAGACCGCCTCACCGCAGCGAACGAGAAGGTCCAGAGCACGGTCGGCCAGATCAACCAGCTCGACGACGGCGCACGCCAGGTCGCCGACGGCAGCGCCTCGGTGGCCAGCGGTGCGGACACCCTGGCAAACGGAGCCTCGACTCTGGCCGACGGCGCCGCGACGGCGGCATCCGGAGCCGCGCAAGTGCGAGACGGCTCGGCGCAGCTCCGCGACGGGGCGAGCCAGCTCGACAGCGGCATCGGCCAGCTCCAGACCGGCGCGACGCAGCTGCGCGACGGCCTCGCGTCGGGCGTGCAGCAGATCCCCGACTCCGACGACGCGACACGCAAGGCGCAGGCCGCGGCCATCAGCGATCCCGTCGCGGTCGGGACGAGCGCTGTCACCAAGGCGCAGAACTACGGCGCCGGCCTGGCCCCCTTCTTCGCCGCCCTCGCCGGCTGGATCGGGATCTACGCGCTGTTCCTCATCGTGAAGCCCGTGTCCAAGCGCGCGATCACGGCGCTGCGCTCGCCCGTCCGGGTGACGCTGGCGGGCTGGCTGACCCCCGCGGGACTCGGAGCCCTCCAGATGGTGGGGCTGTTCACGGTGCTCGCCATCGCGCTGCAGTTCTCGTTCGCGAATCCGTGGGCGGCCCTCGGCATCCTGTTGTTCGCCTCGGCGACGTACGCGGCGATCGTGTTGGCCCTGAACGTCTGGCTCGGCTCGGTGGGACAGTTCCTCGGACTCGTCCTGATGGTGCTGCAGCTCGTGACGGCCGGCGGAACCTTCCCGTGGCAGACGCTGCCCGCACCTCTCGCGGCCCTGCACCACGTGCTGCCGATGGGATACGTGGTGGATGCCATGCGCCAGGTCATGTACGGCGGAGACGTCTCACGCGTCGGGCCCGACCTGCTGGTGCTGGGCGCGTGGATGCTCGGCGGGGTGGCGCTGGCCGCCCTGGGGGTGACGCGGATGACGCACCACCGCACCCTGCGCGACCTGCAGCCGAGCCTGATCGGCTGA
- a CDS encoding TetR/AcrR family transcriptional regulator — protein MSTPTRRDAVENRAGILDAATAAIGHDPRVSIDAIARRAGLSRRALYGHFDDRNAIIREVIAAGAVRFNAIADRVDDTDSRVALARLASELWAEAAYVQAAAALALDDAHLPETSAALAPLRRRIDQIVRRGQEAGELRTDLPAPTLSRLLEETGRTVVSRVDAGASTARSIAVRAVLGIAGLSWTEAQAILAEHPELEKQ, from the coding sequence GTGAGCACACCCACCCGCCGCGACGCCGTCGAGAACCGCGCCGGCATCCTCGACGCGGCGACCGCCGCGATCGGCCACGACCCCCGCGTCTCGATCGACGCGATCGCGCGCCGCGCCGGCCTCTCGCGCCGCGCCCTGTACGGCCACTTCGACGACCGCAACGCCATCATCCGCGAGGTCATCGCCGCAGGAGCCGTCCGCTTCAACGCGATTGCCGACCGCGTTGACGACACCGACTCCCGCGTGGCGCTCGCGCGCCTGGCATCCGAGCTCTGGGCCGAAGCCGCCTACGTGCAGGCCGCCGCCGCCCTCGCCCTCGACGACGCGCACCTCCCCGAAACCTCCGCGGCCCTCGCGCCGCTGCGCCGCCGGATCGACCAGATCGTCCGCCGCGGGCAGGAAGCCGGGGAGCTCCGCACCGACCTGCCCGCACCGACCCTGTCACGCCTGCTCGAAGAGACGGGCCGCACGGTCGTCAGCCGCGTGGACGCCGGCGCATCCACGGCACGCTCGATCGCCGTGCGCGCCGTGCTGGGCATCGCCGGGCTTTCCTGGACCGAGGCGCAGGCGATCCTCGCCGAGCACCCCGAACTGGAGAAGCAGTGA